A region of Leptotrichia hongkongensis DNA encodes the following proteins:
- a CDS encoding PTS system mannose/fructose/sorbose family transporter subunit IID: MAENKIKLSKSDRRSVMLRSQFLQGSWNYERMQNGGWAYSLIPALKKLYPNKDDASAALKRHMEFFNTHPYIAAPILGVTLALEEERANGAKIDDAAIQGVKVGMMGPLAGIGDPVFWFTVRPILGAIAASLATSGSVIAPLFFFIFWNLIRIAFLWYTQEFGYQKGAEITKDLSGGLLQTITKGASILGMFVMGILVQRWTSINFPMIVSKVPLSKGAYVEFPKEAVNGEQLQKILGDLASGVSLTPEKVTTLQDNLNQLVPGLAALLLTFLCMWLLKKKVSPILIIFGLFAVGILGHLVGIF; this comes from the coding sequence ATGGCAGAAAATAAAATAAAATTATCAAAATCAGATCGTCGTAGTGTAATGTTACGTTCTCAATTTCTTCAAGGTTCTTGGAACTACGAACGTATGCAAAATGGAGGTTGGGCTTATTCTTTAATCCCGGCATTGAAAAAATTATATCCAAATAAAGATGATGCTTCGGCAGCTTTAAAAAGACATATGGAATTTTTTAATACTCACCCATATATTGCTGCACCAATTTTAGGAGTAACTCTTGCTCTTGAAGAAGAAAGAGCAAATGGGGCAAAAATTGATGATGCGGCTATTCAAGGGGTAAAAGTTGGAATGATGGGACCACTTGCAGGAATCGGAGATCCAGTATTCTGGTTCACAGTACGTCCAATTTTAGGAGCAATTGCAGCATCACTTGCAACAAGTGGTTCAGTTATTGCACCGTTGTTCTTCTTCATTTTTTGGAATCTAATTCGTATAGCATTTTTATGGTATACTCAAGAATTTGGTTACCAAAAAGGTGCTGAAATTACAAAAGATTTATCAGGTGGTTTATTACAAACCATTACAAAAGGAGCATCTATTTTAGGAATGTTCGTTATGGGAATTTTGGTTCAACGTTGGACTTCAATTAATTTCCCAATGATTGTATCAAAAGTTCCTTTATCAAAGGGTGCTTATGTTGAATTTCCGAAAGAGGCTGTAAATGGTGAACAGTTACAAAAAATCTTAGGAGATCTTGCAAGTGGAGTTTCTCTTACACCAGAAAAAGTAACAACATTACAAGATAACTTAAATCAATTAGTGCCAGGATTAGCAGCTTTATTATTAACATTTTTATGTATGTGGCTTCTTAAGAAAAAAGTTAGTCCAATTTTAATTATCTTTGGACTATTTGCAGTGGGAATTTTAGGACACTTAGTTGGAATTTTCTAA
- the cobJ gene encoding precorrin-3B C(17)-methyltransferase — MNKNGKIYVVGIGPGKKADMTFKAYEAMEKSDIIVGYKTYTDLIEEYFPNTEIKSSSMMKEVDRCIEVLELAKSGKNVALISSGDAGVYGMAGIMYEVIGENDDVEIEVIAGVTATNAAAAIVGAPIMHDYVTISLSNLLTDWELIKKRLELAAQGDFIVSLYNPKSKGRTTQIVEAQQIMLKHKSKDTPVAIVRNAGRETEEHEITTLEKMLDSEINMLTIVLIGNSNTFVKKGKMVTPRGYDKKYEY, encoded by the coding sequence ATGAACAAAAATGGAAAAATTTATGTAGTAGGAATTGGGCCAGGAAAAAAGGCAGATATGACTTTTAAGGCTTATGAAGCAATGGAAAAAAGTGATATTATTGTAGGTTATAAAACTTATACTGACTTAATTGAAGAATATTTCCCAAATACTGAAATAAAAAGTTCAAGTATGATGAAGGAAGTTGACAGATGTATTGAAGTTTTGGAACTTGCAAAATCTGGTAAAAATGTTGCTTTGATTAGCAGTGGAGATGCTGGAGTATACGGTATGGCTGGAATAATGTATGAAGTAATTGGAGAAAATGACGATGTGGAAATCGAAGTAATCGCAGGAGTTACAGCAACAAATGCTGCAGCCGCAATCGTAGGAGCTCCAATTATGCACGATTATGTAACAATCAGCCTAAGCAACCTTCTAACAGACTGGGAACTAATAAAAAAACGTCTAGAATTAGCTGCACAAGGTGATTTCATCGTAAGCTTATACAATCCAAAAAGTAAAGGAAGAACAACACAAATTGTTGAAGCACAGCAAATTATGCTAAAACACAAATCAAAAGACACGCCAGTTGCAATCGTAAGAAATGCAGGACGTGAAACTGAAGAGCATGAAATCACAACACTTGAAAAAATGCTTGATTCTGAAATAAATATGCTTACAATTGTATTAATCGGAAATTCAAATACATTTGTTAAAAAAGGAAAAATGGTTACACCTAGAGGTTATGATAAAAAATATGAATATTAA
- a CDS encoding DUF956 family protein encodes MAISMNTKVLFTTKANSLSGMFGNKNGNILVGDKAFEFYNNRNPEDYIQIPWGEIVRVRAQIFFKDKYIRGFFIDTKSAGSYNFVVKNAGKTLKTMRDFLGNEKIVRNKPVLSLKKVFEWFKKK; translated from the coding sequence GTGGCTATTTCGATGAATACAAAAGTGTTATTTACAACAAAGGCAAATTCTCTATCGGGAATGTTTGGAAATAAAAATGGAAATATACTTGTAGGTGACAAAGCTTTCGAATTTTATAATAACCGTAATCCCGAAGACTATATTCAGATTCCTTGGGGAGAAATTGTGAGAGTGAGAGCACAAATCTTTTTTAAAGATAAGTATATTCGTGGTTTTTTCATAGATACTAAAAGTGCTGGATCGTATAATTTTGTTGTAAAAAATGCGGGAAAAACACTAAAGACAATGCGTGATTTTCTTGGAAATGAAAAAATTGTAAGAAATAAACCTGTATTGTCGCTGAAAAAAGTGTTTGAATGGTTTAAGAAGAAATAA
- a CDS encoding PTS mannose/fructose/sorbose transporter subunit IIC, translating to MDFNILSIILILIVAFLAGMEGILDQFQFHQPIIACSLVGVATGRIGECIILGGALQLIALGWANIGAAVAPDAALASVASAIIFVKAGNFTPDGRNVAIAAAITLATVGLVLTMVVRTLSVVIVHQADREAEKGNFKGVELWHMVALACQGLRIAIPAGLLLFIPSEIIQGALGSLPAWFTEGMTIGGGFVVAVGYAMVINLMANKEVWPFFFLGFALAPVNQLTLIATGIIGVCAAIIYLNVTNNKGNGGGDGGSASSGDPLGDILNDY from the coding sequence ATGGATTTTAATATTTTATCAATTATTTTAATATTAATCGTCGCATTTCTAGCAGGAATGGAAGGAATCCTTGATCAGTTCCAATTCCATCAGCCAATTATTGCGTGTTCATTAGTTGGGGTTGCTACGGGACGTATTGGTGAATGTATTATTTTAGGAGGAGCACTACAATTAATTGCTCTAGGTTGGGCTAATATAGGGGCAGCAGTTGCGCCTGATGCAGCTCTTGCCTCTGTTGCTTCGGCTATCATTTTTGTTAAAGCGGGTAATTTTACTCCTGATGGACGTAATGTTGCAATTGCAGCAGCAATTACACTAGCTACAGTTGGTTTAGTTTTAACTATGGTTGTTCGTACTTTATCAGTAGTTATTGTTCACCAGGCTGATAGAGAAGCAGAAAAAGGAAATTTCAAAGGTGTAGAATTGTGGCACATGGTAGCTCTTGCTTGTCAAGGTTTACGTATTGCGATTCCAGCAGGATTACTGTTATTCATACCTTCTGAAATTATTCAAGGAGCATTAGGGTCATTACCAGCATGGTTTACTGAAGGAATGACTATTGGTGGTGGATTCGTTGTAGCTGTAGGATATGCAATGGTTATTAATTTGATGGCAAATAAAGAAGTATGGCCATTCTTCTTCTTAGGGTTTGCATTAGCACCAGTAAATCAACTTACATTAATTGCAACAGGAATTATCGGTGTGTGTGCAGCTATTATTTACTTAAATGTTACTAATAACAAAGGTAACGGTGGCGGAGATGGAGGTTCAGCTTCTTCTGGAGATCCGTTAGGTGACATTTTAAATGATTATTAA